The proteins below are encoded in one region of Coffea arabica cultivar ET-39 chromosome 4c, Coffea Arabica ET-39 HiFi, whole genome shotgun sequence:
- the LOC113740062 gene encoding uncharacterized protein isoform X1, producing MCETPVEVTSSQLIASEVLPTVVVKIILSPGAIAKAIAKKTSIPTYNDLLSTGKFINMGKGPSTIDLKHMEVLAGSYFSLAGAFLGLIRSGRMSLFGVMLIILGIAREVNFGKHAPNDPSKEVCMYRSMYIAVLSAFFSIRGDVRKLIRSSKVKHIIHQLRHSKAKRK from the exons ATGTGCGAAACACCTGTGGAGGTGACCTCCTCTCAGCTGATTGCGAGTGAGGTTCTTCCCACAGTGGTAGTAAAGATCATTCTGTCTCCTGGAGCCATTGCAAAAGCCATTGCCAAGAAAACAAGCATACCGACCTACAACGACTTGCTGAGTACTGGGAAATTCATCAACATGGGTAAAGGGCCGTCAACAATCGATCTCAAGCATATGGAG GTTCTTGCAGGAAGCTACTTCTCTTTAGCCGGAGCATTTCTAGGTCTAATAAGATCTGGAAGGATGAGCCTCTTTGGGGTAATGCTCATCATTTTGGGAATTGCCAGGGAAGTCAATTTTGGAAAGCATGCGCCTAACGATCCTTCTAAAGAAGTTTGCATGTACCGTTCAATGTACATTGCTGTGCTTTCTGCTTTCTTTTCTATTAGAGGGGATGTCAGAAAGCTAATCCGCAGTAGCAAAGTTAAACATATTATTCATCAGCTGAGGCATTCAAAAGCAAAGCGTAAATGA
- the LOC113740062 gene encoding uncharacterized protein isoform X2 has product MASLSKKWARIISRVASQIYFLLIIFQVPLFRFPCRIGMCETPVEVTSSQLIASEVLPTVVVKIILSPGAIAKAIAKKTSIPTYNDLLSTGKFINMGKGPSTIDLKHMEVLAGSYFSLAGAFLGLIRSGRMSLFGVMLIILGIAREVNFGKHAPNDPSKEVCMYRSMYIAVLSAFFSIRGDVRKLIRSSKVKHIIHQLRHSKAKRK; this is encoded by the exons ATGGCGTCGTTATCAAAGAAATGGGCCAGGATCATTTCTCGCGTCGCTTCTCAAATTTATTTCCTCCTCATTATTTTCCAAGTTCCTCTTTTCAG ATTCCCGTGTAGAATTGGCATGTGCGAAACACCTGTGGAGGTGACCTCCTCTCAGCTGATTGCGAGTGAGGTTCTTCCCACAGTGGTAGTAAAGATCATTCTGTCTCCTGGAGCCATTGCAAAAGCCATTGCCAAGAAAACAAGCATACCGACCTACAACGACTTGCTGAGTACTGGGAAATTCATCAACATGGGTAAAGGGCCGTCAACAATCGATCTCAAGCATATGGAG GTTCTTGCAGGAAGCTACTTCTCTTTAGCCGGAGCATTTCTAGGTCTAATAAGATCTGGAAGGATGAGCCTCTTTGGGGTAATGCTCATCATTTTGGGAATTGCCAGGGAAGTCAATTTTGGAAAGCATGCGCCTAACGATCCTTCTAAAGAAGTTTGCATGTACCGTTCAATGTACATTGCTGTGCTTTCTGCTTTCTTTTCTATTAGAGGGGATGTCAGAAAGCTAATCCGCAGTAGCAAAGTTAAACATATTATTCATCAGCTGAGGCATTCAAAAGCAAAGCGTAAATGA